In Methanoregula sp., a single window of DNA contains:
- a CDS encoding IPT/TIG domain-containing protein, with protein sequence MAKQNQMRNKIFFVSFFLLFLFIVPAAAETPTFTTISPSTGSTAGGTPVIIIGTNLIGATNSVTSLYNVSVGGTVLTNMTVVSATKIIGSTRAGTGLADVVITTPGGTATEGTGVFTYVDPPTFTTIMPSTGPLAGGTWVNITGTNFIGATRVTFGGTAGTGLSIENETSVIVKTPARTAGLVTVAVITPNGTATGASKYTYISLPTVTSVSQPTGPIAGGTWVNITGMNFIGATGVTFGGTTATSFSIENLTLIRALTPVHAAGRVTVAVATPNGTASGTNRYTYVALPTVTSISPLTGPLAGGTPVTIIGTNLIGPMDSATSQYNVSIGGTTLTNMTVVSATKIIGSTQTGTAGPVNVIVITPNGTVTRTNAYTYAAPPTFTTISPTSGSLTGGTPVIIIGTNLIGATNSATSLYNVSIGGTALTNMTVVSATKIIGSTRVGTAGLVDVVITTPNGTATEGTGVFTYVDPPTFTGIAPETGPLAGGTWVNITGTNFIGATRVTFGGTAGTGLSIENETAVIVKTPARTAGLVTVAVITPNGTATGASKYTYISLPTVTRVSQPTGPIAGGTGVNITGTNFIGATGVTFGGMSVTSFSLENGTSIIAIVPVHAAGLVTVNVVTPNGTAIGASKYTYVALPTVTSITPSTGPLAGGTPVTIIGTNLIGPTDSETSLSNVSIGGTTLTNMTVVSATKIIGSTQTGTAGPVNVIVSTPNGTVTRTNAYTYAAPPTFTSISPTSGSLTGGTPVIIIGTNLIGATNSATSLYNVSIGGTALTNMTVVSATKIIGSTRVGTAGLVDVVITTPNGTATEGTGVFTYVDPPTFTTIMPSTGPLAGGTWVNITGTNFIGATRVTFGGTAGTGLSRENETAVIVKTPAHVAGLVYVNVTTPNGTATGASKYTYISLPTVTSVSPPMGPIAGGAAVMIIGTDLTGTTGVTFSGTAGTSVTNVNATAVTAMTPAHTAGVVSVMVTTPNGTVTKANAYTYAGVPTFTSITPPTGPKDGGTVVTIIGTGLSGTTGVTFSGTAGTSVTNVNATAVTVTTPAGSVGPVDVVVTTSGGTVTKTNAYTYATGSTFTSISPSIGPKAGGTPVIIIGMNLIGAKNSATSRYNVSIGGIVLTNMTVVSATKIIGSTRAGTAGLVDVVVTTPNGTSTGMGAYTYAADPKFKRITPEIGPTTGGTVVTIIGTDLTGTTGISFDGTAGTGVTNINATAVMVTTPAHVAESVDIMVTTPGGTATKHNAYDYVVVTIPVAAFSGSPTNGTAPLTVEFTDVSINSPTNWDWDFGDGKTSNHKNVTHNYRSAGNYTVSLVAMNSAGSNSTVKTGYINVTAEATTKAPVAKFSANRTEGDKPLAVRFTDASKNIPTSWDWDFGDSGSSTDQNPIHQYTTAGTYTVKLVVTNGAGSNQEIKTGYITVIAPVVVNNTFALTGVETTTTGSVQNVTIDTTLANVTTSGNIITFNETTHWASMAITLTETPDTNPTTVKGKVKSVRSKTKPVSAPVTSAGTPTVQIQLNLDRIPASTAAITQTITKDPDASAQASFTLASTTAGKQIDNIAYTLNVAKTNISNAGDGGIIQSANLTMSASSEWVTANGGPGHIVVFRCADDGTTQILTPFQTDTDLGGNYSFMFLSPNGLSTFSLAAISSITSDSGGTTSSGTTSSGTSGSGISNSDITGSGFTSSSDSADPGRSGSSSISSPGAAAGQTLTFAINQQVTTSTPGAIITVAITPSKSLGPVDLIVADVKTIDTSGLAGRHIAGISAIEPVGVNPSSISQSAITFAVSGSWLNQNGVNPGDIVLMRDHDGQWSELPTTFEHSNGDIHYYISNTPGFSYFAISDRLPIPTAKATSQAVVSTAGKIQPSSPPVTVTAITTPVQTKRAPEVGGGTPELSPASIPSIIPDPASILLAFGIILICAAGAIYLYVRKIPQKKPHEMPHKTRILIVDDEPQVLEVFSLILEMEGYDTITASCGKECLSLLTDKKNSPDTILLDIMMYPMDGWETLESIKKDPELRKIPVLMLTGKQLLPEEAKQYGICIEDYLLKPVIPHELINAIEYVLNRKKTIDAEIQNAIHAGHDKTIVCEYAKLARRVDVDRKLMKIIKKPYIKMGRSEREIIQTIEDLADGMLRREENLIQLRQKIFVSLIVLSAPNPKNKN encoded by the coding sequence TTGGCAAAGCAAAATCAAATGCGGAACAAGATATTTTTTGTATCTTTCTTTCTTCTTTTCCTGTTTATCGTTCCTGCAGCAGCCGAAACTCCGACGTTTACGACCATATCGCCTTCGACTGGTTCGACAGCCGGTGGCACGCCGGTAATTATTATCGGGACGAACCTGATCGGGGCGACGAACAGTGTGACGTCGCTGTATAACGTATCGGTTGGCGGCACAGTATTAACCAATATGACGGTAGTCAGCGCCACGAAGATCATCGGCAGTACCCGGGCCGGTACAGGCCTTGCTGATGTTGTAATCACCACACCAGGTGGCACGGCAACTGAGGGGACCGGTGTATTCACCTATGTGGATCCCCCGACGTTTACGACCATCATGCCGTCAACCGGCCCGCTAGCCGGCGGCACGTGGGTCAATATCACCGGGACGAACTTTATCGGAGCGACCCGAGTAACGTTTGGCGGCACTGCCGGTACCGGCCTCTCGATAGAAAACGAAACTTCGGTCATAGTGAAAACACCCGCCCGTACAGCCGGGCTCGTAACCGTTGCAGTCATCACGCCGAACGGTACTGCAACCGGGGCGAGTAAATATACTTATATATCGTTGCCGACGGTTACCAGTGTATCACAGCCAACGGGCCCAATAGCCGGTGGCACGTGGGTAAACATCACCGGGATGAACTTTATCGGAGCAACGGGAGTAACGTTTGGCGGTACTACAGCCACCAGTTTCTCGATTGAAAACCTTACTTTGATCAGAGCTCTCACCCCAGTCCATGCAGCCGGGCGCGTTACCGTTGCAGTCGCCACCCCGAATGGCACTGCATCCGGGACAAATAGATATACCTATGTAGCACTTCCGACGGTCACGAGCATATCTCCCTTGACGGGCCCGCTCGCTGGCGGCACGCCGGTAACCATTATAGGGACGAACCTGATCGGTCCGATGGACAGTGCAACCTCGCAGTATAACGTCTCGATAGGAGGTACTACGTTGACCAATATGACCGTAGTCAGCGCCACGAAGATTATTGGAAGTACCCAAACTGGAACCGCAGGGCCGGTTAACGTTATCGTCATCACCCCGAATGGTACGGTAACCAGGACGAATGCCTACACCTATGCAGCCCCTCCGACGTTTACGACCATATCGCCGACATCCGGCTCGCTCACCGGTGGCACACCGGTAATCATTATCGGGACGAATCTGATCGGGGCGACAAACAGTGCGACGTCGCTGTATAACGTCTCGATAGGTGGCACCGCGTTAACCAACATGACGGTAGTCAGCGCCACGAAGATCATCGGCAGTACCCGGGTGGGCACTGCCGGACTCGTTGACGTTGTCATCACGACCCCGAATGGCACGGCAACCGAGGGTACCGGTGTATTCACCTATGTGGATCCCCCGACATTTACGGGCATCGCACCGGAAACCGGCCCGCTAGCCGGCGGCACGTGGGTTAATATCACCGGGACGAACTTTATCGGAGCGACCCGAGTAACGTTTGGCGGCACCGCAGGTACCGGTCTCTCGATAGAAAACGAAACTGCAGTCATAGTGAAAACCCCCGCCCGTACAGCCGGGCTCGTAACCGTTGCAGTCATCACGCCGAATGGCACTGCAACCGGGGCGAGTAAATATACTTATATATCGTTGCCGACGGTCACCCGTGTATCACAGCCGACGGGCCCAATAGCCGGTGGCACGGGAGTCAACATCACCGGTACGAACTTTATCGGAGCGACGGGAGTAACGTTTGGCGGCATGAGTGTCACCAGTTTCTCGCTTGAAAATGGTACTTCGATCATAGCGATCGTACCCGTCCATGCAGCCGGACTTGTTACTGTGAATGTCGTAACTCCGAACGGCACTGCAATTGGCGCGAGTAAATATACCTATGTAGCTCTTCCGACGGTAACCAGCATCACGCCGTCAACCGGCCCACTCGCTGGCGGCACGCCGGTAACCATCATCGGGACCAACCTGATCGGTCCGACGGACAGTGAAACGTCGCTGTCTAACGTCTCGATAGGAGGTACTACGTTGACCAATATGACAGTAGTCAGCGCCACGAAGATTATTGGAAGTACCCAAACTGGAACCGCAGGGCCGGTTAACGTTATCGTCAGCACCCCGAATGGTACGGTAACCAGGACGAATGCCTACACCTATGCAGCCCCTCCGACGTTTACGAGCATATCGCCGACATCCGGCTCGCTCACCGGTGGCACACCGGTAATCATTATCGGGACGAATCTGATCGGGGCGACAAACAGTGCGACGTCGCTGTATAACGTCTCGATAGGTGGCACCGCGTTAACCAACATGACGGTAGTCAGCGCCACGAAGATCATCGGCAGTACCCGGGTGGGCACTGCCGGACTCGTTGACGTTGTCATCACGACCCCGAATGGCACGGCAACTGAGGGAACCGGTGTATTCACCTATGTTGATCCGCCGACGTTTACGACCATCATGCCGTCAACCGGCCCGCTAGCCGGCGGCACGTGGGTCAACATCACCGGGACGAACTTTATCGGAGCGACCCGAGTAACGTTTGGCGGCACTGCCGGTACCGGTCTCTCGCGTGAAAACGAAACTGCAGTCATAGTAAAAACCCCTGCCCATGTAGCCGGGCTCGTGTATGTAAATGTCACGACCCCGAACGGCACTGCAACCGGGGCGAGTAAATATACTTATATATCGTTGCCGACGGTCACCAGTGTATCGCCGCCGATGGGCCCGATAGCCGGCGGTGCGGCGGTTATGATTATTGGGACCGATCTTACTGGTACAACAGGAGTAACCTTTAGCGGAACAGCTGGTACCAGTGTGACAAATGTCAATGCTACGGCGGTTACAGCGATGACCCCGGCCCATACAGCCGGTGTGGTCAGTGTAATGGTCACCACACCAAATGGTACGGTAACCAAGGCGAATGCCTATACCTATGCAGGAGTACCGACATTTACAAGTATTACTCCGCCAACCGGCCCGAAAGATGGAGGTACTGTTGTTACGATTATTGGAACCGGTCTTTCCGGAACGACCGGTGTAACCTTTAGCGGAACGGCTGGTACCAGTGTGACAAATGTCAATGCTACGGCAGTTACCGTAACTACCCCGGCAGGTTCAGTTGGACCTGTTGATGTTGTAGTTACTACATCTGGTGGCACGGTAACCAAAACAAATGCCTACACCTATGCGACAGGTTCGACGTTTACGAGCATTTCACCGTCGATTGGTCCGAAAGCAGGTGGCACACCGGTAATCATTATCGGGATGAACCTTATTGGAGCGAAGAATAGTGCAACCTCGCGGTATAACGTATCGATAGGCGGCATCGTATTAACCAATATGACGGTAGTCAGCGCTACGAAGATCATCGGAAGTACCCGGGCGGGCACTGCCGGACTCGTAGACGTTGTGGTCACCACCCCGAATGGCACTTCAACTGGAATGGGAGCCTACACCTATGCCGCAGATCCGAAGTTTAAGCGCATTACACCGGAAATCGGCCCAACAACTGGTGGTACTGTGGTTACTATTATCGGTACAGACCTTACGGGGACAACCGGTATATCCTTTGATGGCACCGCAGGAACCGGTGTGACAAATATCAATGCTACGGCGGTTATGGTGACTACCCCGGCCCATGTAGCCGAATCAGTAGATATTATGGTCACCACACCGGGGGGTACTGCAACCAAACATAATGCCTACGACTATGTCGTAGTTACTATACCGGTAGCAGCGTTCAGTGGCTCTCCAACAAACGGGACCGCTCCATTGACGGTTGAATTCACTGATGTATCGATCAACTCTCCGACAAACTGGGATTGGGACTTTGGTGATGGCAAAACCTCGAACCATAAGAATGTAACCCACAACTATAGATCAGCAGGAAATTATACGGTCTCACTGGTGGCAATGAATTCCGCAGGCAGTAACAGTACCGTCAAGACCGGATACATTAACGTAACGGCAGAAGCGACAACAAAAGCACCGGTCGCAAAATTTTCCGCGAACAGGACAGAAGGTGACAAACCCCTTGCTGTCAGATTCACGGACGCATCAAAAAACATACCGACCAGTTGGGACTGGGATTTCGGTGACAGTGGATCATCGACTGACCAGAATCCGATTCACCAGTATACAACCGCCGGCACATATACCGTAAAACTTGTGGTAACGAACGGAGCCGGGAGCAATCAGGAAATAAAAACCGGATATATCACGGTAATAGCACCGGTTGTAGTGAACAACACTTTTGCGCTCACCGGTGTTGAGACAACGACCACGGGAAGTGTCCAGAACGTAACGATTGATACCACTCTCGCTAATGTTACTACCTCGGGAAATATCATCACTTTCAATGAGACGACCCATTGGGCATCCATGGCAATCACTCTTACAGAAACCCCGGACACCAACCCCACGACCGTCAAAGGTAAGGTTAAATCGGTTAGATCAAAAACCAAGCCGGTTTCGGCCCCTGTAACATCCGCAGGTACCCCTACAGTCCAGATTCAACTGAATCTCGACAGGATACCGGCATCCACCGCCGCCATCACCCAAACGATTACTAAAGATCCGGATGCGTCTGCCCAGGCCTCGTTCACACTTGCATCAACCACAGCCGGTAAACAGATAGATAATATTGCCTATACCTTAAACGTCGCAAAGACCAACATCTCAAACGCCGGTGATGGTGGGATCATCCAGTCTGCTAACCTTACGATGTCAGCCAGCTCAGAATGGGTCACTGCCAACGGCGGTCCTGGCCATATCGTTGTCTTCCGCTGCGCTGATGACGGTACTACCCAGATCTTAACACCTTTCCAAACGGACACGGATTTGGGAGGGAACTATAGCTTCATGTTCCTGTCTCCTAACGGTCTCTCGACCTTCTCGCTTGCAGCGATATCATCCATAACATCAGATAGTGGTGGTACAACCAGCAGTGGTACTACAAGTAGCGGTACTTCCGGTAGTGGTATTTCAAACAGCGATATTACCGGCAGCGGTTTTACCAGTAGTTCCGATTCAGCGGATCCCGGCAGGTCCGGTTCCTCTTCAATAAGTTCACCAGGAGCCGCAGCCGGCCAGACCCTGACGTTTGCCATCAACCAACAGGTCACCACCTCTACGCCGGGTGCAATCATCACGGTTGCAATAACTCCCTCCAAATCCCTGGGTCCCGTCGATCTGATCGTGGCTGATGTCAAAACGATTGACACATCAGGGCTTGCCGGACGCCATATTGCCGGCATCTCCGCGATTGAACCGGTCGGGGTAAATCCATCGTCAATCAGCCAGTCTGCTATCACCTTCGCGGTATCGGGCAGCTGGCTTAATCAGAACGGAGTGAACCCGGGAGATATTGTCCTCATGCGGGACCATGACGGTCAATGGTCCGAACTCCCGACAACGTTTGAACACTCGAACGGGGATATCCATTATTATATCTCCAATACCCCCGGTTTCTCGTACTTCGCAATCTCTGACAGACTGCCGATTCCTACTGCAAAAGCAACCTCGCAGGCAGTAGTGTCCACGGCAGGTAAAATACAGCCCTCATCGCCCCCGGTTACGGTAACTGCAATCACAACCCCCGTTCAAACGAAACGGGCTCCAGAAGTCGGGGGAGGTACACCAGAGTTATCTCCCGCTTCTATACCCTCAATTATTCCGGATCCTGCAAGTATTCTGCTCGCTTTCGGGATTATCCTGATTTGTGCAGCTGGAGCCATATATCTCTACGTCCGGAAAATACCGCAGAAGAAACCTCATGAGATGCCGCACAAGACCCGTATCCTTATCGTTGATGATGAACCGCAAGTCCTCGAGGTATTTTCACTCATTCTGGAGATGGAAGGATACGACACAATTACCGCATCCTGCGGAAAGGAATGCCTCTCGCTGCTCACGGACAAGAAAAATTCCCCGGACACCATCCTTCTTGATATCATGATGTACCCGATGGATGGATGGGAGACACTGGAATCGATAAAGAAGGATCCGGAACTTCGGAAAATTCCGGTGCTGATGCTAACTGGAAAACAACTGCTTCCTGAAGAAGCAAAACAGTATGGGATATGCATTGAGGATTATCTCCTCAAACCCGTGATACCCCATGAACTGATTAACGCAATCGAGTATGTCCTCAACCGGAAGAAAACGATTGATGCCGAGATTCAGAACGCAATTCATGCAGGGCACGATAAAACCATTGTTTGCGAATATGCAAAACTCGCCAGACGGGTCGATGTCGACAGGAAACTCATGAAAATTATTAAAAAACCCTATATCAAAATGGGCCGGTCAGAGCGGGAGATAATTCAGACAATCGAGGATCTGGCTGATGGTATGTTGCGGAGGGAAGAGAATTTGATCCAGCTCCGGCAGAAAATTTTTGTATCCCTGATAGTTTTATCTGCTCCGAATCCCAAAAATAAAAACTAA